In a genomic window of Thermodesulfobacteriota bacterium:
- a CDS encoding YkgJ family cysteine cluster protein, translating into MLRVWGHLGRKKGRSAGCRACGVCCEVYAGHLRAAAEDLERWRAEGRTDLLSRVGDAGVIWCDPGTGDHLEACPYLVRAPDGPRRCAIHPTKPALCRAYPTPAHANRCVRGVKHAW; encoded by the coding sequence GTGCTGAGAGTGTGGGGGCACCTGGGGAGGAAGAAGGGCCGAAGCGCCGGCTGCCGCGCCTGCGGCGTGTGCTGCGAGGTCTACGCAGGCCACCTGCGGGCTGCAGCCGAGGACCTGGAGCGGTGGCGGGCCGAAGGCCGCACCGATCTCCTGTCGCGGGTGGGGGACGCGGGAGTGATCTGGTGCGATCCCGGCACCGGAGACCACCTGGAAGCCTGCCCCTACCTCGTGCGCGCCCCCGACGGGCCCCGCCGCTGCGCCATCCACCCCACCAAGCCCGCCCTGTGCCGAGCCTACCCGACCCCGGCCCACGCAAACCGCTGCGTGCGGGGCGTGAAGCACGCCTGGTGA